Part of the Musa acuminata AAA Group cultivar baxijiao chromosome BXJ3-10, Cavendish_Baxijiao_AAA, whole genome shotgun sequence genome, TACTAGATGTCCATGGGCTCTTCCTATATGGTTCGTTGGTCTTTTTTAGGAATATTGTTTCGACGGTAAATTTGGACTGTAGGTTGGACCTTCCAGCCATAGCTATTCAGGCTCGAAATGCAGAGTACAATCCCAAGGTATGCAGAAAAAAATTGTTTAAGATCATGAAGCATATTATTTTTCGTTTTGTGATTTACTGGTTGCTTCACTATGTTTCTCGATCCTAACTGAGTTTTTTGTCTTTTTAAAGAAAGCATACTGAAAACGAGATTCCCAAATTCTTTGCTTGCGATTTGGCCTATTGATTAGGAATCTCTACCTCTAGTAAACAAGCTTCAAACTTTTGAGTCTTATATAATGTTCTCAAATCCAGAAGCATATCTGCATTGTGTAGAGTTCATGTCAGTTTGAGATGCATATACTATGACTGTTAAACAAAACTTGACTTAATTAATAATCATCTCAAGATTTCAAGTTTATTGACCATTATTTGGCACAAATATAATGGCCATTATTATATGGCTTATTTGATATCTGCATATATGTCTTTTAAAGAAAGCATACTGAATATTCCTAAGTTCTTTGCTTGTGATTTGGATTATTGATTAAGAATCTCTACCTCTAGTAAACAAGCTTCAAACTTTTGAGTCTTACATAATGTTCTCAAATCCAGAAGCATATTTGCATTGTGTAGAGTTCATGTCAGTTTGAGATGCATATACTATGACTGTTAAACAAAACTTGACTTAATTAATAATCATCTCAAGATTTCAAGTTTATTGACCATTATTTGGCACAAATATTACGGCCATTATATGGCTTATTTGATATCTGCATATAAGTCTTTTAAAGAAAGCATACTGAATATTCCTAAATTCTTTGCTTGTGATTTGGATTATTGATTAAGAATCTCTACCTCTAGTAAACAAACTTCAAACTTCAGTTTGAGATGCATACTTTTGACTATGACTGTTCAACAAAACTTGACTTAATTAATAATCATCTCAAGATTTCAAGTTTAATGACCATTATATGGCACAAGTAATCTTAGTTGACAAAAATTACTTGATAGAGCTTAGAACAAATATCTTGACATCCTTTCTAAGTGATCTTTTGGCCCATTATTTGAGTGATAATTTCATGGAACTTATATGTAGATTCTTATATGTTTGTGACCATCCATTGGTTTCTTTTAATTTGAGCATCATTGTTTTTACCTTTAACATTAATTTATTTGTAAAATTGATTTGTGCTAAGATttgctgtttgattttttttttcttttttgtgctaTTTTAGCGTTTTGCTGCAGTCATTATGAGAATAAGAGATCCGAAAACCACAGCTTTGGTATTTGCATCTGGAAAAATGGTAGGCGGAACTTATTATGTACATATACATCACTTTTTTCTTACCTAATTTGTTCTCTttggttatagtattttttattataatggtTTATGCCATGATGTTATGCTATCATAATTGTTACTCATGTTGCTTATTTCTGTTGGTAGTTAGAATTTTTATGCTTCATGCAAGAAGAAAAAAAGTTTTACGCAAGAACTCTCTACCTGCTTTTGCTCTTTTTGTTTGTTAAGGACATTGTCATGCTGCAAAACTTGCAAAGCTGGTGTTTGAACTGGAAAAGAATAAAGTATCTGTTAAAATACAAAGATAACCTGGTCCTGCGCCCTTGTGAAATATTTGTATCATATGTATGTTTGGCTTAAATGGCATAAAAGAAAACGATAAGTATAGAATAACAATGTTACTTTGGTCAGATGAAGTTTCGAACCTTCAATCTTTTGGTGAAATGAGAGCTGCAATTTTTTGTTTAAACATACATTGAAATCATGACCTCTAAAAAAGTGCTTCCCTTATGCATCATGGACAAGTAACAAAAGAATGTCATGCTAATTTAATTGATTGGCATTTGCAATACACAGTTGttgcttttcttgtatttttatcttatatgatGTAATTTCTGTTGTCTTAAGGTTTATAACCATGCAAAAAATTGCATATCTGAAGGTTTACGATTATAGACTTTTTTTGTATCCCTTGAGTGCTAATCTCTGAATTATAGGATTTAATTATGATTTGTGAACATATCTTTTAACATAGTATTTCCTAGAATTTGCCTTGGTTTTTCATTTTTGATCTTGTTTTTGTTGATAAAACTGTGAAGGAATGAGCTTTTCTTGGGTTAACAGAACTTTAAAAATTATGCCTAGTTCTTATTCTGTTGACATTGCCGTGAGTACTCTCAGATTCAGATTATCTCAACCTTAGGTTTGTTTAATATACAATTGGATAAACTAAATAAATTTGCTCCAGTGTAATATCTCTGAGTGATATTGGAAACTCATGTTACTATTTCAGTTAAAGAATCTATCATCTTTCATGATCTTTTTATCCTTTGATAAAACATTGGTGCTTGTGATCTATGATGAGGATTACAATGAAGATTTTGCTCTTTTTGTCAGGTTTGTACAGGAGCAAAGAGCGAGCAGCAATCAAACCTTGCAGCGCGGAAGGTAGTGattactttgatgatattttcCATTCTCAAAATTGGACCTTATGCTTACAgtatgaattttagagtttattagCTGGTTTGTAACCTGTGCAAAGAGCAATGTTAGATtattatcattaaaatcactGATGTTATCACTTCTTCTGGTTTTCAGTATGCTCGTATCATCCAGAAGATAGGTTTCCCAGTTAAATTTGAGGTATTTAGTCATGTAATTTAAGTTCCTGGTGTTTTCTACTTTCCCCCtcccttttttttatattatatctcCTTAGATTTCTATTGTTTTTCGTTGTGGCATATAGAATTTCAAGATCCAGAACATTGTTGGTTCATGCGATGTAAAATTTCCTATAAGGCTTGAGGGCCTTGCCTATTCTCATCAATCTTTCTGTACTGTAAGTTCATTCTTTTATACGCTCAAGAAAAATTTATTTCAGTTGTATCTTCATATGGTTTCTTCTTCTCCATTCCAATTTTCTTTGGTTTCATAGTGCAAACACATTATACTATTCCCAATTTAGGCCCAGATACCATGCTCATGGGTTATTAATCAATCTAAATTAGTAGGTTGGTCAAAATCAGGATGCTGCATCTATTAAACTAACTCCAGTATGAACACATGTAATTGCTCTCCTGAGGTTGATACTATATCAAATATGATGAACCAACAGAGTTTTGTAACATTTGCTTCCTTATCGCACTTATAGTCTTACACATTGTGGGTCTTTTTTTCTGAGAGCAGCTGCTTGTTGCCTATTAACAGTATGAACCAGAGCTCTTTCCTGGTCTGATCTATCGGATGAAACAACCAAAGGttgtacttctcatttttgtttccGGAAAGATTGTCCTCACTGGTGCGAAGGTGATGTTCTCAATGCTAAAATTCAAATGTAACGTTGCATTATAGATATCTACACCTTTATTCATGATATTTGATCTGATTTAGGTGAGAGATGACATATACACTGCATTCGAGAGTATCTATCCGGTCCTTAAAGAATTCATGAAGATATCAACGGTATGGAAGATTGTTGCAATCCAATATGTGCATGCTCACATTAAAATAGAAAACTTGTGTGACTCGAAACAATCTTGGCCTAGTGAtaatcagcgatttaaaaaggcgctcgggcgaggcgaggcgaggcccgagcgcatcgctaatctcccaggtggcgcgcttcaaacaggcgccgcctgggcgtttgcccgagcctaggcgctgggcacttcgggcgagcgcctgggttaaccaaggcgaccgaaccaggattttagctctggttcggtctccgatggttagttggttcaatcgaatcaACTAAAATTGTTATAAGTGACAACCAAACCCTAACccacgccgctgccgctgccgctcccgatcccgatcccgatcccgctgctcgccgctgtcgctgctcgcaaatgctgccgctatcgctgctcgcaaacgctgccactgttgccgctcgcgcctctcgctgctcgtagctcctgctcccgctctcgctcctgctcctgctgccgctgctcgccgctgtcgctgctcgcaaacaatGCCGCTATCGTCGCTCGcgtctcccgctgctcgccgctcctgctcctgctcccgctctcgCTGCTTGCCGCTGTTTctgccgctgtcgttgctcgctgctgttgctgccgctgtcaccgctcgccgctgccgttgcctccttacactccgctgccgctgccgcttcctcttttctcagtcagcaggctcagcaccctCTTGCACTTCCTTCTTCTTTTGTTAAcaatatacagtatactgttaatattgttaggtttatttgaaattattaattttcaatactgttaatagattttcttaatttaatagtatattttaatttaaaattttaaataattatatttattaattatatatatatatattttttattttagcgcctcgcttcgctcgggtgagcgcctgggcgagcgcttagcgcctcgggcgtttttggaccttggcgccttttgacgcctagtGCCTTTTAAATCACTGGTGATAATCTACTAGGCCAAGCATAGAATTTGGTCTTGCTTGAAACCGTTTCAACAAATGATTTATAGCCATTGGTAGAAATGGAACCATCTGTCAGTAATGCTGTTAGCTATACTTTAATCTTTTGTTTGATGAAGCATCTTTAAATACTTTCAAACGTTTATTGCTATGCAATTGGTGAAGATACTCAAAAGAAGTCTGCAGAGATGGTTACTTATAATCCAAAATCATCAACATCAGCAGATAATTTTAGTTCTTTTGTGTTTTTGCTTCCATGATAAGTCAATATTAGTTTTTCCAGTATTGTTGGAGTGGTCTTTGACCACAACTGCTGCATCTTTTATATTCATACATGCTTCTGTGGTGCATTCGCTGATTGATGCATTGTGTGTATGTAGTTTGGTGAACTGTTTAATTAAAAACATGGTTGCCATCATCATTCCAATAGCCATGACGAAGACTTTTCTTACAGTTTATTGAAGTTGGGTATTGGAAACATATCTAGAATGTCTCACTAATGGATTTCTCTTTTCTCTGCCTCATGGTTATGTTTATTTTTCAGTTCATGAAAGATCTTctaaattcctttttcttttccctttcccACCAAATTTATCTCTTATGATATTTTAGTAAATTCTCATTTCCATTATATCGTTGTATGCAGACACAATCAGGACAATGAAGCAGGTCCAAGTGGCTTTTTGATAAGTTGCTATAATCCATCGACTGTACATATGAAGGATCGTTTAGGTAGATGCTAGAGCTCATTAAAGACTTGTGAATTCTGGTTCTTATTGAGAGTTTGTGTAGAATTTTATCATACAAATTATAATCAATAAAAGTCACTTCTCTTGTTAAAAAATTGTTGCTTTGGGCTTTTGATTCTACATGACAGAAAAATCTGTAGAGTCACTACTTACTCTGATTTGTCATTTGGCTCATCTCCAGCATAAGACCAATTCATGATCTCAAGCATTCATTGACTGGAAATGTAGATAGCCAATTGATAATGCAGCCTTTGGTTTCCTTTCATCATCAAGAGAAATTTTCTGTGTCTGAATAGCCAATCTAACTTACCCATTTCCGTTCTGTTGAAATAAATCACTGTACAGATAGTTAAAGTATATGATTACACCCTACTCTGTTGCCAAGTTATGACACTTCATCATAAAATCTATCTCTTGGCCTTATCTAGTCCATTGTGGCAAGATATTTCTTGTGAAATGTCTTGAAAAGATAACATACACCCTTTCCTTTGATACAAAAGACACAAagggaggaaagaaaattctagtcAACAAATCTTTTGGAAAACTGAAACAGTGGTCCAAATAGATTGCCCTACAGAAGTGCAAGAAGACTAGTGACTTGTTGGTGCAGTTccccaaatccaattccatttcctgTCTTTAATGCAAGGATAAGTTTTCATGTCCCACCATAAAAACATGGTGCAAATCAAGCTTATATTTCTTCCAGCTATAAAATTTATCCTACATTAAGCCTTCCCTTCCAACAGCACCCACTCACTAGCTATCACTACTTAAACACCATAATTCACATACTAAGTTCCCCTCCAAAGAAAGCAGGAGTAGCCATGGAGGTTGAGTCAGTCAAGTGTGAGTGCTGCGGGCTGCAAGAGGAATGCACCGAGGGCTACATAAGAAGTGTGAAGGCCAGCTTCGATGGCAAATGGCTGTGTGGACTCTGCTCTGAGGTGGTGAGAGATGAGTCAAGCagggggaggaagaagagcaaTGCAGTGGAGGAGGCTATAAGGGATCACATGTTCTTCTGCAGTAAATCTACGTCGAATCCAGCAGTTGGGGTGGCTGATGGCATGAGACAGATGCTGAGGAGGAGGTCCGGAGAGTACGAATCTACATCGAAGCCACCTGCAGTAGCATCTCCAAAGAAATATGGAAGGATGGGTAACTCATCTCAAGTAGGAGAGAACTCAGCGTTGTTCTACTGAGTAGTCTTAGCTTTTTGTGGCTGAGaagtttcttttctttcatttctctTCTTTGTTTCCTTTGTCGTGCTGCTTCTCTGCAATGAAAAGAGGATTTGCTCAATGAAGCAGACACATTCTGAGGATTGCATGAATGTTTCAATACATTTGCAGGTGTTGCATTTGAATTGAATGACTGACCTTTGTCTGATGAGTGATGAGAAGTCTAGTTTCTGATGCCTTGGTGGCCAATCAAAAACCTTTTTATTATTTTCCATGGAAATACAAATTATTTATGTTCCAATTACCAGATTCTGACTGACTGACTGACTCTTCATCAAAACTTTCATTGGACAATTCTGAAAAGCCTTTTATTTACCTTTACTTCTGATACCCTTTTTCTGGACACTTTGTACTGATTTGTTCCTTTCTCTTCATTTATGTAAAATTTCAGTTATTTCAATTTGGGCACTAATAATTTATTGGAAATATTTTAAACTTTGTTTTTTCCTAATCCAAAACCTGAATTCTGAGCACTCAGATTTCCCCTCCTTATATATTATTGGATTATGTAGCTGTGTATGACTACAAACAATGCTGAAAAGATTTGAGGAACAAAATCTAAATGCTGCCCCATTTAGATTTGGTAATCAAGGTGTCTAAGTGGCCTTGAAATCATCATGATGCAAAGGCCAGGTTGATTATAAAGTAAGGCAACAAGAGCCCCATTGTTGCATCAATCAGTGCCCATTAGGTTCCACAGTGAGGAAGCATGATTGCTTCTACTTGCAAATCATTGACCATGTTCCATTTACCTAATAAAAGGAGTTGCTGGTGTCACTAACAGAGAAAGCATCTGCTGCCATTACCCCCACCTACTGCAGTAATGTGTTCCTCAGAATCAAACATTGTTCATGAGATGGAAAGATCACAAGAAGTCACTAGAAGAAAAGGAGGCATGGACAAAAGTTTTAGATTCCTTATTTTTTTCCCCAGTGAATTAAGCCAAAGTAAAAGattcttttttttgttgttgttgaggaTATTGGATTATTTGCAACCCATCCAAGGCTTCATCACATCAAACATACATGAGATGGAATTAGTTTCTCAATTCCCCTTTGAAATTTCTTATCATTTTGACCAAATTTTTTGGATTATTTTGAGTCAGTGACATGTGAAAGGGGGACTGTGACAGAAATTAAATTGCAGGTTCTTATCCACATCAGAACGTTTAATGGTCTCTTTCAGCGAGCAGTTCATCGCATTCTTTTCTATTAAATGAGATGATATTTTACCTCCAACCTTAACCTTCTCTCTTACGCTGACTAAGCTCCACGTCGGAAACAGATCTACTACAAGATTGCTTATCTGCATAATTTCTTGTatccattctccaatgaacagtcGATTAGGAGAAGTCGGTTCAGACCGGTCAACTATGACACCTCTGTCGCACAGATACCGCTGAGGAGACCTATCACTACACACTAAAAACGAAGAACGACAATGATATGCTAACAATACAATCCTTCATCCACTACATTATGAGATCACATTAATCCGATCAGTCCGAGCTATCACTCTCATGGCCAGCCAAGTGAAGATGATGGGGGTGCTGAAAGAGTTACGTTTGCTTGGAGGACTTTTAAggtcaaagacaacatgaatcaaTCACATTGAAAAGTTCAAACATATACTGTGGACACAATGAATCCTTCCTCGCCGATTTCCACCTGTTTAAAGTCAAAACCAACTCACAATGAAACATTTGAGATTCACCTTGAATTACTGGTTGACAATGGCTGATAAGAGTAGGAGTGGGAAATAATTCAGCAAGTTATCAGTGAACGATGTCATGAAACATTAGACAATTCAGCTACACCGAAACAGTACTCGAAAGGAAATAAGCAAATAAGCAAATTACTTTGACTAAAATACTTTCTGTCGCAAATAACTCGCCCTTGTTTCAAGATAGTATGGATTTGCGATTGTGAAAAAGTACGAGTTTGATGAACACAAAAAGGAGAAGAGCATTTAAAACTAACACCACATCAAATCATGTCCGGACCACAATTTGGCGTACACGAGCTCATC contains:
- the LOC135651392 gene encoding uncharacterized protein LOC135651392, with translation MEVESVKCECCGLQEECTEGYIRSVKASFDGKWLCGLCSEVVRDESSRGRKKSNAVEEAIRDHMFFCSKSTSNPAVGVADGMRQMLRRRSGEYESTSKPPAVASPKKYGRMGVAFELND
- the LOC135651179 gene encoding TATA-box-binding protein 1-like translates to MENMVGQSLEESQPVDLSLHPSGIVPRFQNIVSTVNLDCRLDLPAIAIQARNAEYNPKRFAAVIMRIRDPKTTALVFASGKMVCTGAKSEQQSNLAARKYARIIQKIGFPVKFENFKIQNIVGSCDVKFPIRLEGLAYSHQSFCTYEPELFPGLIYRMKQPKVVLLIFVSGKIVLTGAKVRDDIYTAFESIYPVLKEFMKISTTQSGQ